From the Pseudomonas syringae KCTC 12500 genome, the window TGCTGCAGGGTCATCAGAATCATGTCGAAATCGAAACGGTCCAGACGTTGCTTGTACTGGGCGCGGTCGACGGTGCGCAGCCCTGCAATGATCCCCAGGCGGCGCAGGTCTTCGATGTAGGGCTGCAGAATGCGCTCGAGGTTGGGGTTGACCAGCAGGATCTCGAAGCGCAACGGTTGCTTGTCGGCATTGAGCAAACCCTTGTCCGAGAGTGTCCAGCCAGCCTCGGCAAGCAGCTTGAGGGCCTTGCGCAAGGTTTCGCGCGGGATCCCGCCGCCATCGGTTTTCGATGGGCTGAACGGCTGGGTGAACAGGCTGGCGGGCAACTGATCGCGGTAGGGTGTCAAGAGCAGCCATTCGGCCCCGGTCGGCAGGCCCGTCGCGGAAAATTCGCTGTTGGGGTAGTAACTGGTCGAACGGTCATAGGCGTCGCTGAACAGCGTGCGGTTGGTCCATTCGAAATTGAACAGCAGCCCCAAGGCCTCGCGCACGCGGATGTCGGCGAAGGCGGCGCGCCGGGTGTTCATGAACAGGCCCTGGGTCTGGGTTGGTATGCGGTGCGGAATCTGCGCCTTGATCACCTGACCGCTGGCGACTGCGGGGAAGTCATAGCCATTGGCCCAGTTCTTGGCCTGATGCTCGATGTAGATGTCGAATTCACCCGCTTTGAACGCTTCGAACGCCACGTCGCTGTCGCGGTAGAACTCGACCTCGACCCGATCGAAATTGTATTTGCCGCGGTTGACCGGCAAGTCCTTGCCCCAGTAATCCTTGACACGCTCGAACACCAGTTGCCGACCCGGCTGCACGCGGGTGATGCGGTAGGGGCCACTGCCCAGCGGCGGTTCGAAGGTGGTCGCCTTGAAGTCCCTGTCTTTCCAGTAATGCTGCGGCAACACCGGCAGTTCGCCCAGGCGCAGGATCAGCAGCGGGTTGCCGGAGCGCTTGAAGACAAACCGGATGCGATGACGATTGAGGATGTCGACGCGCTGCACTTCCTGCAAGGCGGTGCGGTATTGAGGGTGACCGTCCTTAAGCAGTGTCCGGTAGGAAAACG encodes:
- a CDS encoding extracellular solute-binding protein, whose translation is MIRPFLLTLSLALSFCANASITESHGYAQFGVLKYPASFTHFDWVNPEAPKGGTLRMMAFGTFDTLNPYTFKGSSPVSTGNFLQYGVNELNEPLMVGTGQYDPSGDEPTSSYGLIAQSVEYSEDRSWVVFNLRPQARFHDGKPITAYDVAFSYRTLLKDGHPQYRTALQEVQRVDILNRHRIRFVFKRSGNPLLILRLGELPVLPQHYWKDRDFKATTFEPPLGSGPYRITRVQPGRQLVFERVKDYWGKDLPVNRGKYNFDRVEVEFYRDSDVAFEAFKAGEFDIYIEHQAKNWANGYDFPAVASGQVIKAQIPHRIPTQTQGLFMNTRRAAFADIRVREALGLLFNFEWTNRTLFSDAYDRSTSYYPNSEFSATGLPTGAEWLLLTPYRDQLPASLFTQPFSPSKTDGGGIPRETLRKALKLLAEAGWTLSDKGLLNADKQPLRFEILLVNPNLERILQPYIEDLRRLGIIAGLRTVDRAQYKQRLDRFDFDMILMTLQQTLSPGLEQWQYFHSSQAAINGSKNYAGIANPVVDVLLNKLLAAQTRDDQVAAARALDRVLLSQHYSIPNWYLNNHRLAYRNRFAMVTTPPYTLGLRAWWLKTLEKPR